One window of Novosphingobium sp. P6W genomic DNA carries:
- a CDS encoding arylsulfatase, which produces MVSHLSRRLRRARFACSAAVLVLAGLAAPVAFAKALGTPLGSQSSKPDIILIVLDDTGFSDLGAFGSEIRTPNIDALAARGLRYNHFDSKAVCSPTRASLMTGRNPQTVRMADLPARVLDPSDLTRDRGELPQNASTIAQVLHRAGYATHGYGKWHLAPESEDGSPGHNGSWPLQRGFDDFYGFFLGWSDQYHPKLIEGNRRLASPNAPGYHFSVDITDHAIKALDEGRDKPQFVYLAFGAAHAPIQVPKPYIDAYAGVFEKGWDALRVDRLARQKLMGIMPPQAELTPRAASDRAWSDLTATEKTVFARFMATYAGFITHTDEQIGRLVQHLKDTGRFDNTLIVLVTDNGAASEAGQKGSFERLYAPNTLTPEQMLARLDELGSDKTQSEYQRPWAYLGATPYKRYKLWPQLGGVRTPMVVSWPNRIHDGGKVRTQYVDAVDIAPTLAAAAGTAFPKTVEGKAEIPVAGASILPTIGNPAAPAARTVQYFELRGNRAITQGKWRALAIHPRDDDFEKDVWQLYDTDADPSENHDLAAQMPAKVKELKALWWSEARKYSNPPLAEAPKAFRYREMFDGSPDRTEPVVNEGEK; this is translated from the coding sequence ATGGTTAGCCACCTTTCACGACGCTTGCGTCGCGCACGTTTCGCCTGTTCTGCCGCAGTGCTGGTGTTGGCCGGACTGGCCGCGCCGGTCGCATTTGCCAAGGCGCTCGGAACGCCGCTTGGTAGCCAGTCATCCAAGCCTGATATCATCCTTATCGTTCTGGACGATACGGGCTTTTCCGATCTCGGCGCCTTCGGCTCGGAAATCCGCACGCCGAACATCGACGCCCTGGCGGCACGCGGCCTGCGCTACAACCATTTCGACAGCAAGGCGGTGTGTTCGCCCACTCGCGCATCGCTGATGACCGGGCGCAACCCGCAGACCGTGCGCATGGCCGACCTACCCGCCCGCGTGCTCGACCCCAGCGACCTCACCCGCGATCGCGGCGAGTTGCCGCAGAACGCTAGCACGATCGCGCAAGTGCTGCATCGCGCCGGATATGCCACACATGGTTACGGCAAGTGGCATCTCGCCCCGGAAAGCGAGGACGGCTCGCCCGGCCACAACGGTTCGTGGCCACTCCAGCGCGGGTTCGACGATTTCTACGGCTTCTTCCTGGGTTGGTCGGACCAGTATCACCCCAAGCTGATCGAGGGGAACCGTCGCCTCGCCTCGCCCAACGCGCCGGGCTATCACTTCTCTGTCGACATTACCGACCATGCCATCAAGGCGCTGGACGAAGGCCGCGACAAGCCGCAGTTCGTCTATCTCGCCTTCGGCGCCGCACATGCCCCCATCCAGGTGCCCAAGCCCTATATCGATGCCTATGCAGGCGTGTTTGAAAAGGGCTGGGACGCGCTGCGGGTGGACAGGCTGGCGCGCCAGAAACTGATGGGCATCATGCCGCCGCAGGCCGAACTCACCCCCCGCGCCGCCAGCGACCGGGCATGGAGCGACCTGACGGCTACCGAAAAGACCGTGTTCGCCCGTTTCATGGCGACCTATGCGGGTTTCATCACGCATACGGACGAGCAAATCGGACGGCTGGTCCAGCATCTCAAGGACACCGGCCGTTTCGACAACACGCTGATCGTCCTGGTCACTGACAACGGCGCCGCATCGGAAGCGGGACAGAAAGGGTCTTTCGAACGCCTCTATGCGCCCAATACCCTGACGCCCGAGCAGATGCTGGCGCGCCTTGACGAACTGGGTTCCGACAAGACCCAGAGCGAATACCAGCGCCCCTGGGCCTATCTCGGCGCGACCCCGTACAAGCGCTATAAGCTGTGGCCGCAACTGGGCGGGGTGCGCACCCCGATGGTCGTCAGCTGGCCCAACCGAATCCACGACGGCGGCAAAGTGCGCACCCAGTATGTCGATGCGGTCGATATTGCCCCGACGCTTGCCGCCGCAGCGGGCACGGCGTTTCCCAAGACCGTGGAGGGCAAGGCCGAAATCCCGGTCGCAGGCGCGTCCATCCTGCCCACGATCGGCAACCCGGCGGCACCGGCGGCTCGCACCGTCCAGTATTTCGAACTGCGCGGCAATCGCGCCATCACGCAGGGCAAGTGGCGCGCATTGGCGATCCATCCGCGCGACGACGATTTCGAGAAGGACGTCTGGCAGCTGTACGACACGGACGCAGACCCGTCCGAGAACCATGACCTTGCAGCGCAGATGCCTGCCAAGGTCAAGGAACTGAAAGCGCTCTGGTGGTCTGAAGCGCGCAAGTACTCCAATCCGCCTCTCGCCGAAGCGCCCAAGGCCTTCCGCTATCGCGAGATGTTCGACGGCAGCCCCGATCGCACAGAGCCGGTGGTGAACGAGGGAGAGAAGTAA